A window of the Helianthus annuus cultivar XRQ/B chromosome 4, HanXRQr2.0-SUNRISE, whole genome shotgun sequence genome harbors these coding sequences:
- the LOC110887613 gene encoding uncharacterized protein LOC110887613 — translation MAPYEMLYGRKCRTPVCWGEVGPRELTHKDIVRATNKKIEVVPAHLKAAQDRQKSYADKRRRPIEFQVGDKVMLKVSPWKGVIRFRKRGKLSPRFIGPFTIVERVGKVAFRLELPEELSEIHSTFHVSHLRKCLADETTYIHYDVIEVDDRLNYVVKPIAILDRKVKTLRNKEINQVKVKWEHWKGSDITWESEEEMRRLYPTLFGT, via the coding sequence ATGGCACCGTATGAAATGCTTTACGGTAGGAAGTGCCGGaccccggtgtgttggggtgAGGTGGGTCCACGTGAACTCACTCACAAAGATATAGTCCGAGCTACTAACAAAAAGATCGAGGTGGTTccggcacacttgaaagcggcacAAGATAGACAAAAGTCGTATGCAGACAAAAGGCGAAGACCGATCGAGTTTCAGGTTGGCGACAAAGTCATGCTCAAGGTATCCCCGTGGAAGGGGGTTATCCGATTTAGAAAGAGAGGAAAAttaagcccaagatttattgggccatttacaATTGTCGAACGAGTAGGGAAGGTAGCATTCCGCCTTGAACTACCGGAAGAATTAAGCGAAATTCATAGCACATTTCATGTGTCACATCTTCGGAAATGTCTAGCGGACGAAACAACCTATATCCACTACGACGTCATCGAGGTGGATGACAGACTTAACTATGTGGTGAAACCCATTGCGATTTTGGATCGTAAAGTGAAAACCTTAAGGAACAAAGAAATCAatcaagtaaaggtcaaatgggaacacTGGAAGGGTTCGGATATCACATGGGAATCCGAGGAGGAGATGCGACGACTCTACCCTACATTATtcggtacgtaa